The Rhodothermus profundi genome includes a window with the following:
- a CDS encoding YbaB/EbfC family nucleoid-associated protein: protein MDGSLNLGDVFGKVLELQQRLAETQQTLGNRTVTVETGGGLVRVTANGLQRIVRIEVDPEAFRTEEQDMLEDLIVAGVNKALEEAAQLTREEMQKAAGSVLPPGLNIDLSALGL from the coding sequence ATGGACGGATCGCTGAATTTAGGCGACGTGTTTGGCAAGGTGTTAGAATTGCAGCAGCGCCTTGCGGAAACGCAGCAGACGCTGGGTAACCGCACAGTTACAGTCGAGACGGGCGGCGGGCTTGTGCGCGTCACAGCCAACGGTTTGCAGCGTATCGTCCGCATTGAGGTAGATCCGGAGGCCTTCCGCACTGAAGAGCAGGACATGCTGGAAGATCTCATTGTAGCCGGCGTCAACAAGGCGCTGGAAGAAGCGGCACAACTGACCCGCGAAGAAATGCAGAAAGCGGCCGGATCTGTGCTCCCCCCGGGTCTGAACATTGATTTGAGCGCACTGGGTCTGTGA
- a CDS encoding glycosyltransferase family 4 protein, with protein sequence MRIAMLAPIAWRVPPRHYGPWERVVWLLTEGLVDRGVDVTLFATADSQTRARLIGVCPRPYEEDPSLDPKVWECLHISEVFERADEFDLIHNHFDFLPLSYSSLVRTPVLTTIHGFSSERILPVYRKYNGRTYYVSISHADRHPDLEYIATVYHGIDLDAFTLRTEPGDYLLFFGRIHPDKGAREAIEVARRSGMPLKMAGIIQDRTYFEQEVAPFIDGAQIQYLGSVGPAERDRLLGEAYALLHLINFDEPFGLSVVEAMACGTPVVARPRGSMPEIIQDGETGVLVQSVEEAVAALPRLRQMDRAKIRAYAARRFSRERMVDDYVKVYEEVLRRHRTRSAA encoded by the coding sequence ATGCGCATTGCCATGCTGGCTCCGATTGCCTGGCGCGTGCCGCCTCGTCATTATGGTCCCTGGGAGCGGGTCGTGTGGCTGCTAACAGAAGGACTCGTAGACCGGGGCGTTGACGTCACGCTGTTTGCTACGGCCGATTCCCAGACGCGCGCCCGGCTTATCGGTGTCTGCCCACGCCCCTACGAAGAAGATCCCTCGCTGGACCCCAAGGTCTGGGAGTGTCTGCACATCAGTGAGGTTTTTGAACGGGCGGATGAGTTTGACCTGATCCATAACCACTTTGATTTTCTACCGCTGAGCTACAGTAGCCTGGTTCGCACGCCGGTGCTGACCACCATTCATGGCTTTTCGTCGGAGCGCATTTTGCCGGTCTATCGCAAGTATAATGGACGCACCTACTACGTCTCAATTAGCCACGCGGACCGGCATCCTGATCTGGAGTACATTGCTACCGTCTATCACGGAATCGATCTGGACGCCTTTACGCTACGCACCGAACCGGGCGACTATCTGCTCTTTTTTGGACGCATTCATCCCGACAAGGGCGCCCGGGAAGCGATTGAGGTGGCGCGTCGAAGCGGTATGCCGCTGAAGATGGCGGGCATTATTCAGGATCGCACGTACTTCGAGCAAGAAGTGGCGCCGTTTATCGATGGTGCGCAGATTCAGTATCTGGGGTCGGTCGGACCGGCCGAACGGGATCGCCTCCTGGGCGAAGCCTATGCGCTGCTGCATCTGATTAACTTTGACGAGCCGTTCGGGCTCAGTGTTGTAGAAGCAATGGCGTGCGGGACGCCTGTGGTGGCACGTCCGCGAGGATCTATGCCGGAAATTATCCAGGATGGCGAAACCGGTGTGCTGGTGCAATCGGTAGAAGAGGCGGTAGCTGCGCTCCCCCGGTTGCGGCAGATGGATCGGGCGAAGATTCGGGCCTATGCCGCGCGTCGCTTCAGCCGCGAACGCATGGTAGATGATTACGTGAAAGTGTACGAGGAAGTGCTGCGTCGGCACCGGACTCGTTCGGCTGCTTGA
- the recR gene encoding recombination mediator RecR, whose amino-acid sequence MSFTSPSVEALVEQLMRLPTIGRKTAQRLAAYILKMPREEVEALAQALLAVKDRVRHCAICFNVTDEVVCTICRSPRRDHTTICVVEEPSDVLALERTGEYRGVYHVLGGVISPLDGIGPDDLRIRELVERVAPASNDPERAAHYPDGQIPRIQEVILALNPNVEGDTTAYYLAQLLKPLGVRVTRIARGLPIGGDLEYADEATLSRALEGRLAL is encoded by the coding sequence ATGAGCTTCACGTCTCCGTCGGTTGAAGCCCTCGTTGAGCAGCTCATGCGGCTGCCCACCATTGGGCGCAAAACCGCCCAGCGGTTGGCAGCATACATTTTGAAGATGCCCCGCGAAGAGGTTGAAGCACTGGCCCAGGCCCTGCTTGCCGTTAAGGATCGGGTGCGCCACTGCGCGATCTGTTTCAATGTGACCGACGAAGTGGTCTGCACGATCTGCCGCTCCCCCCGTCGCGACCACACAACCATTTGCGTGGTCGAAGAGCCCAGCGATGTGCTAGCGCTGGAGCGTACGGGTGAGTACCGAGGCGTGTATCACGTGCTCGGCGGCGTTATCTCGCCCCTGGATGGTATTGGCCCAGACGACCTGCGCATTCGGGAACTTGTGGAGCGGGTAGCCCCTGCTTCCAACGATCCAGAGCGGGCTGCGCACTACCCGGACGGCCAGATCCCTCGCATTCAGGAAGTGATTCTAGCGCTGAATCCCAACGTTGAAGGCGACACCACCGCCTACTATCTTGCCCAACTGCTCAAGCCTTTAGGCGTTCGCGTCACCCGTATTGCGCGCGGCTTGCCCATAGGGGGCGACCTGGAGTATGCCGACGAAGCGACGCTCTCGCGCGCGCTGGAAGGACGCCTGGCGCTTTAG
- a CDS encoding SDR family NAD(P)-dependent oxidoreductase — METRSLTHKVVVVTGAGGRLGQAILQRFAREGARLAAVVRTADQARQFQLPEGAEGAVFHAELADEAQVAACFGKIWDSFGYVDVLVHAAGLWAERPFLEMTLDDWRALLDANLTSTFLCFREAARLMRGRPNGRLIAFASMQGADRGRARQAAYSAAKGGLVRLVEAIGSELAAQGITAHVIAPSVIRYDGQEGTSGVEADKLAELCVYLCSAAGAALNGTVLRAYGRGF; from the coding sequence ATGGAAACCCGTTCGCTTACGCATAAAGTGGTGGTGGTCACCGGTGCGGGTGGGCGACTGGGCCAGGCCATCCTGCAGCGTTTTGCTCGAGAAGGGGCGCGTCTGGCGGCGGTGGTGCGCACGGCAGACCAGGCCCGGCAGTTTCAGTTGCCGGAAGGGGCTGAAGGAGCAGTTTTCCACGCAGAGCTGGCCGATGAGGCGCAGGTAGCTGCCTGCTTTGGCAAGATCTGGGACAGTTTTGGCTATGTTGATGTGCTGGTGCATGCGGCCGGGCTGTGGGCAGAGCGGCCTTTCCTGGAGATGACGCTGGACGACTGGCGCGCGTTGCTGGATGCCAATCTGACTTCGACGTTTCTCTGCTTTCGCGAAGCAGCTCGCCTGATGCGCGGGCGCCCCAATGGTCGGTTGATTGCCTTTGCGTCGATGCAGGGAGCCGACCGTGGACGCGCCCGGCAGGCAGCTTACTCAGCTGCTAAGGGGGGGCTCGTGCGGTTGGTTGAGGCAATAGGTAGTGAGCTGGCGGCGCAGGGCATTACAGCGCACGTCATTGCTCCTTCGGTCATTCGGTACGACGGGCAGGAAGGAACGTCCGGTGTCGAAGCAGACAAGCTGGCGGAGCTCTGCGTTTATCTGTGTTCGGCTGCCGGTGCTGCGTTAAACGGTACCGTGCTGCGCGCTTACGGCCGCGGATTTTAA
- a CDS encoding glycoside hydrolase family 130 protein — translation MRDHEVLPAPQQVGELFRRYEGNPILTAEDWPYPCNAVFNPAAVRLDTGETLLLVRVEDHRGVSHLTVARSPNGLTDWTIDPEPTLVPDPAHWPEEAWGIEDPRIVWLEEMGCYAVTYTAFSEEGPAIALALTDDFKHFERRGLIMPPEDKNGVLLPRKIGGYWILLHRTSSMRRETRPAIWLSRSPDLRHWSGPRVVLRPRPGIWWDHVRIGAGPPPIETPEGWLLIYHGVRTTVAGDIYRVGMALLDLENPTRVIRRAPGWILGPRAPYERVGDVSNVVFPCGYVLDGDTLRLYYGAADTCVAVAEARLSELLDWLLNGHYNGQAQR, via the coding sequence ATGCGGGATCATGAAGTACTGCCAGCGCCCCAGCAGGTGGGCGAGTTATTTCGGCGCTATGAAGGGAATCCGATTCTGACCGCCGAGGACTGGCCCTACCCGTGCAATGCTGTCTTTAATCCAGCCGCTGTCCGTTTAGACACGGGGGAAACGCTGCTGCTGGTGCGCGTAGAGGACCATCGCGGCGTGTCTCATTTGACGGTAGCACGTAGCCCCAATGGGTTGACCGACTGGACGATTGATCCCGAGCCAACGCTGGTGCCCGATCCAGCGCATTGGCCTGAGGAAGCCTGGGGGATCGAAGATCCGCGCATTGTATGGCTTGAAGAGATGGGATGTTATGCCGTCACGTACACCGCCTTTTCGGAGGAGGGTCCAGCTATTGCGCTGGCGTTGACCGATGATTTTAAGCATTTTGAGCGGCGCGGCTTGATTATGCCGCCTGAAGACAAAAATGGCGTGCTGCTCCCGCGGAAAATTGGAGGGTACTGGATATTGTTACATCGCACCTCCAGCATGCGGCGTGAGACGCGTCCGGCTATCTGGCTGAGCCGGTCGCCGGATCTGCGGCACTGGAGTGGTCCGCGGGTGGTGTTGCGCCCGCGTCCGGGAATCTGGTGGGACCATGTGCGGATAGGGGCCGGTCCGCCTCCTATTGAGACACCAGAAGGCTGGCTCCTCATCTACCACGGCGTTCGCACGACGGTAGCCGGCGACATTTATCGGGTTGGCATGGCGCTGCTGGATCTGGAGAATCCCACGCGCGTCATCCGGCGGGCGCCTGGTTGGATCCTGGGACCGCGGGCCCCGTACGAACGCGTGGGAGACGTGTCTAACGTGGTCTTTCCGTGCGGCTATGTGCTGGATGGCGACACGTTGCGGCTCTATTATGGCGCCGCCGATACATGCGTGGCCGTGGCCGAGGCGCGGCTGAGCGAGTTGCTCGATTGGCTTTTGAACGGTCACTATAATGGACAAGCGCAGCGTTGA
- the dnaX gene encoding DNA polymerase III subunit gamma/tau, with product MQEQRYLVAARKYRPQLFRELVAQEHVTETLKNALRLNRLGHAYLFSGPRGVGKTTAARLLAKAINCQTPLEAREDGAEPCRQCEACIAFEEGRSLNVFEIDAASNNKVEDVRELRETVRVPPQGARKKVYIIDEVHMLSNAAFNALLKTLEEPPPHALFIFATTEPHKVLPTILSRCQRFDFRRIPVDAIVARLREICAAEGVEADDESLMLLARKGDGALRDALSAFDQAVSLCGTTLRYAELAQALGVVDLDLYFTVTEHVQAGNGAGMLAVVEQVVRAGYDLQEFALGLAEHLRNLLVARTMPDLSLIEAGEATRRRYAEAASAFEEADLLRLLGLVADLETRLKSSAQPRLQLELTLLRMASLPHAIDLRRALALLDQLSQTPPRLDSGSPPPARSTASGTGTPPTPPATPRPDPTPSARPNLAADTTRLFGPPALETLKHARPERPSGQAALATASETDVLVADAPSTLLETLRMRWSTFVEHVLQVRRHVGMVLTDTHPEAIEGSRLWIRVQDRAYERLLQNQADFLLQQLHAFFEETRCLTGLRFRAAESAPEASGPEPSMAPAPEPEDPTQVLERLRRTSPVVQKLLEQFGCELFWGNGR from the coding sequence ATGCAGGAACAGCGTTACCTGGTAGCTGCCCGTAAGTACCGCCCGCAGCTTTTTCGCGAACTGGTCGCCCAGGAACACGTAACGGAAACGCTAAAAAATGCGCTTCGCCTGAACCGCCTGGGACACGCCTATCTGTTCAGCGGTCCGCGCGGGGTAGGAAAAACAACGGCCGCCCGCCTGCTGGCCAAAGCCATTAACTGCCAGACCCCCCTGGAAGCCCGCGAGGACGGCGCCGAACCCTGCCGCCAGTGCGAGGCGTGCATCGCTTTTGAGGAAGGGCGTAGCCTGAACGTGTTTGAAATCGATGCGGCCTCGAACAACAAGGTGGAAGACGTTCGGGAGTTGCGGGAGACGGTTCGGGTTCCCCCGCAGGGCGCGCGCAAGAAGGTCTACATCATTGACGAAGTGCACATGCTTTCCAACGCGGCCTTTAACGCCCTGCTCAAGACCCTCGAAGAGCCTCCTCCTCATGCCCTGTTCATTTTCGCTACCACAGAACCCCACAAGGTGCTGCCCACCATCCTTTCTCGGTGCCAGCGTTTCGATTTTCGACGCATTCCTGTAGACGCTATTGTAGCGCGGCTGCGCGAAATCTGCGCAGCCGAGGGCGTGGAAGCCGACGACGAGTCGCTTATGCTACTGGCCCGCAAAGGGGACGGTGCCCTGCGCGATGCTCTTTCAGCGTTTGATCAGGCGGTTTCCCTTTGCGGTACCACGCTACGCTACGCCGAACTGGCGCAGGCGCTGGGCGTGGTAGATCTTGACCTTTACTTTACGGTAACCGAACACGTCCAGGCAGGCAACGGGGCCGGCATGCTTGCCGTGGTTGAGCAGGTAGTACGCGCCGGCTATGACTTGCAGGAGTTTGCGCTCGGGCTGGCAGAACACCTTCGCAATTTGCTGGTGGCCCGCACAATGCCTGACCTTTCTCTCATCGAAGCGGGTGAAGCCACGCGTCGACGGTACGCCGAAGCAGCCAGCGCCTTTGAAGAGGCAGATCTGCTGCGCCTGCTGGGCCTGGTGGCCGATCTGGAGACGCGCCTGAAAAGTAGCGCGCAGCCCCGGCTGCAACTGGAGTTGACGCTTCTGCGCATGGCCAGCCTACCCCATGCCATCGATCTGCGCCGGGCGCTCGCGTTGTTGGACCAACTGTCCCAAACGCCGCCGCGCCTTGACTCGGGAAGTCCGCCCCCTGCCCGCTCGACTGCCAGCGGAACAGGCACTCCACCGACTCCGCCAGCAACTCCGCGCCCAGATCCCACGCCTTCTGCCCGCCCGAATCTCGCTGCCGACACAACCCGTCTGTTTGGCCCGCCTGCTCTGGAAACCCTGAAACATGCCCGTCCTGAACGTCCAAGTGGCCAGGCCGCGCTGGCCACTGCCTCCGAAACCGACGTGCTGGTTGCCGACGCGCCTTCTACCCTGTTGGAAACGCTGCGGATGCGCTGGTCCACCTTTGTGGAGCATGTCCTGCAGGTTCGCCGCCACGTAGGCATGGTGCTAACCGATACCCATCCTGAAGCAATTGAGGGCTCCCGGCTCTGGATCAGGGTTCAGGACCGGGCCTATGAACGATTGCTGCAAAACCAGGCCGACTTTCTGTTACAGCAGCTCCACGCCTTCTTCGAGGAAACAAGATGCCTTACGGGCCTGCGCTTTCGCGCTGCCGAATCCGCTCCGGAAGCATCTGGACCGGAGCCTTCCATGGCCCCAGCGCCTGAGCCGGAAGACCCCACGCAGGTGCTGGAACGCCTGCGCCGCACGTCGCCCGTCGTGCAGAAACTCCTTGAGCAGTTTGGCTGCGAGCTGTTCTGGGGCAACGGCCGTTGA
- a CDS encoding thymidine kinase yields MPMEPLILRHGGSVGWIEVICGSMFSGKTEELIRRLRRAQIARQRVEVFKPRMDRRYSETEVVSHDENALRSTPVDNAEQILLLAGSADVVGIDEAQFFDMTLVDVCQQLANDGKRVIVAGLDQDYMGRPFEPIPQLMAVAEYVTKLHAICAVCGAPANHSQRLTNEEGRVVLGAADRYEPRCRRCFQPPRPSAERPFRAVAPEAAPRSDAPQALPAASSARPCEK; encoded by the coding sequence ATGCCCATGGAACCCCTGATTTTGCGGCATGGCGGCTCGGTCGGCTGGATTGAGGTGATCTGCGGCTCCATGTTCAGTGGCAAAACCGAAGAGCTGATTCGCAGGTTGCGTCGCGCGCAGATCGCTCGCCAGCGCGTAGAAGTCTTCAAGCCGCGGATGGACCGGCGCTATAGTGAAACAGAGGTTGTCTCGCACGACGAGAACGCTCTGCGTTCTACTCCGGTCGACAACGCCGAGCAGATCCTGCTACTGGCCGGATCAGCCGACGTGGTAGGAATCGATGAAGCCCAGTTTTTCGACATGACGCTGGTGGACGTATGCCAGCAACTGGCCAACGACGGGAAACGGGTGATTGTAGCGGGGCTGGACCAGGACTACATGGGCCGACCGTTTGAACCTATACCGCAGCTTATGGCCGTGGCCGAGTACGTCACCAAGCTACATGCCATCTGCGCCGTCTGTGGAGCCCCGGCCAACCACTCCCAGCGCCTGACCAATGAGGAAGGGCGCGTGGTGCTGGGCGCAGCCGATCGCTATGAACCCCGCTGCCGCCGCTGCTTTCAGCCGCCCCGTCCCTCTGCGGAGCGTCCTTTCAGAGCAGTGGCTCCGGAGGCGGCGCCGCGTTCCGACGCTCCGCAAGCTCTACCAGCCGCTTCAAGTGCTCGGCCATGTGAAAAATGA
- the rsmA gene encoding 16S rRNA (adenine(1518)-N(6)/adenine(1519)-N(6))-dimethyltransferase RsmA, which yields MPAPFRPRKRLGQHFLVDPNVARKIVEALQASPEQPVVEIGPGTGALTGLLLERYPRLTALEIDPRAIATLQTRWPALDVRHADVLTVNWAELAAEKGEKLHVIGNLPYYITSPILFALLDARDVLAEAVLMMQREVAERLVASPGSKTYGILSVIAQLWATPALLFPVSRHVFRPRPRVESAVVRLTFAQPLPDVDPTLLRQVIRTAFNQRRKTLRNSLRRLLPPGQTLPAPWSQARAEMLTPADYVALTRWLQRSSPPFSPKGLPSPISDPLKRQPQSHAATPCSPAETEASDPPLSE from the coding sequence ATGCCCGCCCCTTTCCGTCCCCGCAAGCGCCTGGGCCAGCACTTTCTGGTGGATCCCAACGTTGCTCGCAAAATAGTCGAGGCGCTGCAGGCCTCACCTGAACAACCGGTGGTTGAGATTGGTCCGGGCACCGGAGCCCTGACAGGCCTCCTACTGGAACGCTACCCCCGTCTAACTGCCCTAGAAATCGACCCCCGCGCTATAGCCACGCTGCAAACCCGATGGCCGGCACTGGACGTACGCCACGCCGACGTGCTCACCGTAAACTGGGCTGAGCTGGCTGCCGAAAAAGGAGAAAAACTTCATGTAATTGGCAATCTTCCGTACTACATCACCAGTCCCATCCTGTTTGCGCTGCTGGACGCCCGCGACGTGCTCGCCGAAGCCGTGCTCATGATGCAACGCGAAGTGGCCGAACGCCTTGTTGCTTCGCCCGGTAGCAAAACCTACGGCATCCTGAGCGTCATCGCCCAGCTCTGGGCCACTCCTGCGCTGTTGTTTCCCGTCTCGCGTCACGTCTTTCGGCCCAGGCCCCGCGTCGAAAGCGCCGTCGTCCGCCTGACCTTCGCCCAGCCGCTTCCTGACGTCGATCCCACGCTGCTGCGCCAGGTGATTCGCACGGCCTTCAACCAGCGCCGCAAGACGCTGCGTAACAGCCTGCGCCGTCTGCTACCACCCGGACAAACACTCCCCGCGCCCTGGTCTCAGGCCCGCGCTGAAATGCTTACGCCGGCCGACTATGTGGCCCTGACCCGCTGGCTTCAACGATCCTCCCCGCCGTTCTCTCCGAAAGGCCTCCCTTCACCCATCTCCGATCCTCTGAAGCGGCAGCCCCAGTCCCATGCAGCCACTCCCTGTTCTCCGGCAGAAACGGAAGCCTCCGACCCTCCGTTATCCGAATAG
- a CDS encoding saccharopine dehydrogenase family protein, producing the protein MRLTIIGAGAIGSAIASFLVRQPEVTQVQVCDARARNLQELHDRLQTSRLRSFQIDARDHGVLEPILRGSQVVISAAPPQLNPALARLCLELGVHFCDMGGNDQTVRQELALHEEAVQRAVWIVPNCGLAPGLVNILCLHGIDQFDEVEAAYLRVGDVPLDPHPFNFRISWSAEKVIEDYTNPVQIIREGQVQTVEPLTGMERIRFGEPFGEMEAFYTAGGLSTLTDQLAGRLQVLDYKSIRWPCHASQMRFVLGLGFGEPRTIDVRTHLTYRDVLVRRMRQRLGGHYEDAVLLRVAIHGRNAGQPYTLLYEMVDRYNQEHQISAMRRCTAIPTALVALMIASGEVKGGGALPPEQVVPRDRFYQRLTEHGLPLTHRWYEGYIEVTHPDPERLLARAPASQKSAAARKKSRKRQAASSSQ; encoded by the coding sequence ATGCGCCTGACAATCATTGGAGCCGGAGCTATTGGTTCGGCCATTGCCTCGTTTCTGGTGCGGCAGCCTGAAGTCACGCAGGTACAGGTTTGCGACGCCCGCGCGCGCAACTTACAGGAGCTGCACGACCGGCTCCAGACAAGCCGGCTGCGTTCTTTCCAGATTGACGCGCGCGACCACGGCGTGCTGGAACCCATTCTGCGAGGTAGCCAAGTCGTCATCAGTGCGGCGCCTCCGCAGCTTAACCCGGCCCTGGCGCGTCTATGCCTGGAACTGGGTGTCCACTTCTGCGACATGGGGGGTAACGATCAGACGGTGCGCCAGGAGCTAGCCCTGCACGAAGAGGCGGTCCAGCGAGCGGTCTGGATTGTACCGAACTGCGGACTGGCTCCGGGACTGGTCAACATTCTCTGCCTTCATGGCATCGATCAGTTTGACGAAGTGGAAGCCGCCTACCTGCGCGTGGGCGATGTGCCGCTGGATCCCCATCCGTTCAACTTTCGCATTTCCTGGTCTGCCGAAAAAGTGATCGAAGACTACACGAACCCTGTCCAGATCATTCGCGAAGGGCAGGTGCAGACCGTGGAACCTCTAACCGGCATGGAACGCATTCGCTTCGGCGAGCCGTTTGGTGAAATGGAAGCGTTCTACACCGCCGGCGGACTCTCCACGCTAACCGACCAACTGGCGGGACGGCTTCAGGTACTCGACTACAAAAGCATTCGCTGGCCCTGTCATGCCAGCCAGATGCGTTTTGTGTTGGGACTAGGCTTTGGCGAGCCACGCACCATCGACGTGCGCACGCACCTTACCTATCGCGACGTGCTGGTGCGGCGCATGCGCCAGCGGCTGGGCGGCCACTACGAAGACGCTGTGCTGCTCCGCGTCGCCATTCACGGGCGCAACGCAGGTCAGCCCTATACGCTGCTTTATGAAATGGTAGATCGGTATAACCAGGAACACCAGATCAGCGCGATGCGCCGCTGCACGGCCATTCCTACAGCCCTGGTAGCTCTCATGATCGCCTCAGGCGAGGTGAAGGGCGGTGGCGCGTTACCGCCTGAGCAGGTGGTACCACGAGACCGTTTCTACCAGCGCCTCACGGAACATGGCCTCCCCCTGACCCACCGCTGGTACGAAGGCTATATCGAGGTTACCCATCCGGACCCCGAACGCCTGCTGGCCCGGGCACCTGCGTCCCAAAAGTCAGCCGCCGCGCGGAAAAAAAGCCGAAAGCGCCAGGCGGCTTCCAGTTCGCAATGA
- a CDS encoding DUF4282 domain-containing protein, with translation MESRKGFLATLFDFSFSDFITSRLIRFLYGLALIAWGFSMVVMVGTGFTLGIELGLLYLMAAPLLFVLGAIGIRIYLELIVVIFHMAEHLKRLVELAERRNAAPPPEPLL, from the coding sequence ATGGAATCCCGTAAAGGTTTTCTGGCCACGCTATTTGACTTTTCTTTCTCGGACTTCATTACGTCTCGCCTTATTCGATTCCTTTATGGACTGGCGCTCATTGCGTGGGGCTTCTCTATGGTTGTTATGGTAGGGACCGGATTTACGCTGGGCATAGAGCTGGGCCTGCTGTATCTGATGGCGGCTCCTCTGCTGTTTGTGCTGGGGGCTATTGGCATTCGGATTTATCTGGAACTGATCGTGGTCATTTTTCACATGGCCGAGCACTTGAAGCGGCTGGTAGAGCTTGCGGAGCGTCGGAACGCGGCGCCGCCTCCGGAGCCACTGCTCTGA